TTCAGCCAGGTCAGTATATAAATTACAATTTATAGAGAGGAATGAGTTATGTTAGCTCCTAAAAAAGTTAAATTTCGTAAAATGCAAAAAGGTAGAATGAATGGTATAGCTTACAGAGGTGGAACTGTTTCTTTTGGTGAATATGGGCTCAAGGTTTTAGAGCCTGCATGGATTACAGCAAGACAGATTGAGGCTGCAAGGGTTGCAATAATGAGACAGGCTAAAAAAGGTTGTAAGCTTTGGATTAGAATTTTTCCTGATAAACCTATTACACGTAAGCCTGCTGAAACAAGAATGGGTAAAGGAAAAGGTAATCCAGAATTCTGGGTTGCTGTTGTTAAACCAGGTAGGATTCTTTTTGAAATATCTGGTGTATCAGAAGAAGTTGCAAAGGAAGCATTCGAACTTGCATCGCATAAGCTTCCTGTTAGAACAAAATTTGTAAAGAGGCAGGAGAGTTTTGTATGAAGGCTGTGGAGATAAGAAATTTTTCAATAGAAGAGTTGAGAAAAAAAGAAAAAGAGTTGAGAAAAGAGTTGTTCAATCTTAGATTCCAGATTGCAAAGGGCGAACTTCAGAATGTAAAGAGAGTTAAGGCTGTTAAAAAAGAAATTGCAAGAATATTAACAATTATTACTGAAAAAGAAAGAGGTATAAGGAGTTAAAAATATGCCGATGAAGATATTAAAAGGCACAGTTATAAGTAACAAAATGAACAAGACAGTGGTTATTGCAGTTGAAAGAGTATTTCAGCATCCATTTTACAAAAAAACAATTAAAACAAGAAAAAATTACAAAGCACATGACGAAGAAAACAGGTGTCAGATTGGGGATGTGGTTGAAATAATTGAAAGCAGACCAATAAGCAAGGACAAGAGATGGAAGGTTTTAAGAATTATTAAGGAGGGCGAGGGTCAATGATTCAACCAAGAAGCATTCTTGAGGTTGCTGATAACTCAGGTGCCAAAAGAGTACAGTGTATAAGAGTTTTAAAAGGTTCAAATAGAAAATATGCTAATTTAGGCGATGTTATTGTTGTAAGTGTTAAGGAAGCCTTACCTGATAGCAATATAAAAAAAGGTTCTGTTGCTAAAGCTGTTATTGTCAGGTTGCGCAGAAGTGTGAGAAGAATTGATGGCTCCTATATAAGATTTGATCAGAATGCTGTTGTGTTGGTAAACAATCAACTTGAACCTATTGGTACAAGAATATTTGGTCCTGTTGCAAGAGAGTTAAGATGGAAAGAGTTTACAAAAATAGTTTCTCTTGCACCGGAAGTTATTTAGGTGGAGGAATAAAGTGAGTTTACGAATTAAAAAAGGTGATACAGTTTTAATCTTATCAGGTAAGGATAGAGACAAGAAGGGCAGAGTTCTTACAACTATGCCCAAAAAAGAACAAGTTGTTGTCGAGGGGGTTAATATTATAAAGAAACATCAGAAACCTTCTCGCAAATATCCACAAGGTGGAATTATTGAAAAAGAATTTCCGGTTCATATATCAAAGGTGATGCTCTTATGCCCTAAATGTGATAAACCTACCAGAATAGGAGCAAGAATTTTAGAAGATGCTAGAAAAGTCAGGATTTGCAAGAAGTGTAAGGAGGTTATTGATTGATGAATGTTGAAGTGAAGAATAAATATAAGCCTCGACTTAAAGAAAAATATGAAAAAGAAATAATTCCTGCATTAATGGCTAAATTTAGCTATAAAAACATAATGGAAGTCCCAAAAGTTGAAAAAGTTATAGTTCATGTTACTTTAGGAGAGGCTATTCAGAATATAAAACTTCTTGACGCAGCTGAAAAGCAGATTGCCTTAATAACGGGGCAGAAACCTTTAATTGCAAAATCAAAAAGAGCTCTGGCAGCTTTTAAATTGAAAAAGGGTATGCCAATAGGGTGTAAGGTTACATTGAGAAAAGAAAGAATGTATGAATTTTTAGATAAATTAATTTCTCTTGCTTTGCCGAGAATAAGAGATTTTAGAGGAATTTCGCCGAAATCTTTTGATGGACGAGGAAACTATTCTTTTGGCATAAAAGAGCAGTTTATATTTCCAG
This sequence is a window from Thermodesulfovibrio thiophilus DSM 17215. Protein-coding genes within it:
- the rplP gene encoding 50S ribosomal protein L16, encoding MLAPKKVKFRKMQKGRMNGIAYRGGTVSFGEYGLKVLEPAWITARQIEAARVAIMRQAKKGCKLWIRIFPDKPITRKPAETRMGKGKGNPEFWVAVVKPGRILFEISGVSEEVAKEAFELASHKLPVRTKFVKRQESFV
- the rpmC gene encoding 50S ribosomal protein L29, coding for MKAVEIRNFSIEELRKKEKELRKELFNLRFQIAKGELQNVKRVKAVKKEIARILTIITEKERGIRS
- the rpsQ gene encoding 30S ribosomal protein S17, which encodes MPMKILKGTVISNKMNKTVVIAVERVFQHPFYKKTIKTRKNYKAHDEENRCQIGDVVEIIESRPISKDKRWKVLRIIKEGEGQ
- the rplN gene encoding 50S ribosomal protein L14, with the protein product MIQPRSILEVADNSGAKRVQCIRVLKGSNRKYANLGDVIVVSVKEALPDSNIKKGSVAKAVIVRLRRSVRRIDGSYIRFDQNAVVLVNNQLEPIGTRIFGPVARELRWKEFTKIVSLAPEVI
- the rplX gene encoding 50S ribosomal protein L24, with protein sequence MSLRIKKGDTVLILSGKDRDKKGRVLTTMPKKEQVVVEGVNIIKKHQKPSRKYPQGGIIEKEFPVHISKVMLLCPKCDKPTRIGARILEDARKVRICKKCKEVID
- the rplE gene encoding 50S ribosomal protein L5 — translated: MNVEVKNKYKPRLKEKYEKEIIPALMAKFSYKNIMEVPKVEKVIVHVTLGEAIQNIKLLDAAEKQIALITGQKPLIAKSKRALAAFKLKKGMPIGCKVTLRKERMYEFLDKLISLALPRIRDFRGISPKSFDGRGNYSFGIKEQFIFPEIDYDKVEMIHGLDITICTTAKTDEEALALLKEFGMPYRK